In Corallococcus silvisoli, one DNA window encodes the following:
- a CDS encoding TIGR02266 family protein gives MDQGRRTSDRKSVGLLVKLKHESVGSFTEEFATNLSPGGMFIRSRTPQPVGTPVRFEVQIANGVRVLQGTATVRWVREVNDPAGPPGMGLQFQELDTPSRALVELMLQRKPGGGAAPVAAPLPSIAPVVAPIAAPVRPVAVPPVAAPVRPVAVPPVAAPARPVAVAPPAAAPVRPAPQAPGGVALDSLFDDLDAPASPEPAADEPFSLGGLDEPFSLGGADDDGGIPLTDPSSEVDIPLDELIAGTPPPTVQGVLTGDDEPLPGLDFEFEVPVSDSPIAMGESLDEVPIEMGFSVEDGSASESGDGGGFELDMSDAFEPAPPRVAPVPPVSVPRAAPPPPAVMAVVPPVAPAQTSGGSTEFELDLSVDDDGPLELAREPASSPGRHRPLGREPASSPGRPAPGLGREPGSASGRAAPGLGREPGSASGRAAAPGLGREPGSASGRAAPGLGREPGSASGRAAAPGLGREPGSASGRAAPGLGREPGSAAGRPGARAPAPGELPLEPGSFANRPAAPGLGREPGSASGRPGAPDLSQEPASSWGRAVPQQPPPPAPRASGGSAEFDLDLSFDDDGPLELMREPTSSPGRPSARPAAPPPQARPEVLPPSVRQAPAAPAAPSAPAMLAPAAAPQVATPALDANGQPRPIYLTPPQALSGTGPVIGIDLGTTNSCVALLTNGRPVVLRSREGYNTIPSVISLNAQNKLLVSHRAKNQLVLRPTHTIYGAKRLVGRPYDSAVVKQVRERFHYEITPDAAGRAAVRLGPDVLSLEEVQGIILRECKEMAETHLNQKVERAVVTVPAYYSEPQREAVRKAGHMAGLKVERILNEPTSAALAYGLNRELNKKVLVYDLGGGTFDATILRIEKNVFEVLGTGGDIFLGGIDFDNLIVDFLLERFQEKEGIAFNGDGIALSRVGDAAERAKMGLSERSTFEVHIPMLMMDDAGRPRDLRVTLSRQDLEKICDPLLNRTIDVVRDVLLDSKLRASDVDDIILVGGMSRMPLVRDKLKGLFGKNAQASVNADEAVALGAALYSGSVDKVSSVVLIDVLPMTIGVAMPGGGFKRVIERNSPLPTQRSFAISTSQDNEERMELSIFQGEDNHISANEYLGTVRMEGLPRGPKGSVRVAVTLKLDSECVLHVEAREYSSRKEVKATLATRYSPEELQKQLQVSKEAVSAAEERRGADLKERAGRFWGFVKKALGRK, from the coding sequence ATGGATCAAGGTCGGCGTACCTCGGACCGCAAGTCGGTCGGTCTGTTGGTGAAGCTCAAGCATGAGTCCGTGGGGAGCTTCACCGAGGAGTTCGCCACCAACCTCAGCCCGGGCGGCATGTTCATCCGGTCGCGCACGCCGCAGCCGGTGGGGACGCCCGTGCGCTTCGAGGTGCAGATCGCCAACGGCGTGCGCGTGCTCCAGGGCACCGCCACGGTGCGTTGGGTGCGCGAAGTGAACGACCCCGCGGGGCCTCCGGGGATGGGGTTGCAGTTCCAGGAGCTGGATACGCCGAGTCGCGCGCTGGTGGAGCTGATGCTCCAGCGCAAGCCGGGGGGCGGTGCCGCTCCGGTGGCCGCGCCGCTGCCGTCCATCGCTCCCGTGGTCGCGCCCATTGCCGCGCCCGTGCGTCCGGTCGCCGTGCCGCCCGTGGCCGCGCCCGTGCGTCCGGTCGCCGTGCCGCCCGTGGCCGCGCCCGCGCGTCCCGTGGCCGTGGCACCTCCCGCCGCCGCGCCTGTCCGCCCCGCCCCGCAGGCTCCGGGCGGTGTCGCGCTCGATTCGCTCTTCGACGACCTGGATGCGCCCGCGAGCCCCGAGCCCGCCGCGGATGAGCCGTTCTCGCTGGGGGGCCTGGACGAGCCGTTCTCGCTGGGGGGCGCGGACGATGACGGGGGCATTCCGCTGACGGATCCGTCCAGCGAGGTGGACATCCCGCTGGATGAGCTCATCGCGGGCACGCCGCCTCCCACGGTGCAGGGCGTGCTGACGGGCGACGACGAGCCGCTGCCTGGGTTGGACTTCGAGTTCGAGGTCCCGGTCTCGGACTCGCCCATCGCGATGGGCGAGTCGCTGGACGAGGTGCCCATCGAGATGGGCTTCTCGGTGGAGGATGGATCCGCGTCGGAGTCCGGTGACGGCGGCGGATTCGAGCTGGACATGTCGGACGCCTTCGAGCCCGCGCCGCCGCGAGTCGCGCCAGTGCCTCCGGTGTCCGTGCCGCGAGCGGCCCCACCGCCGCCCGCCGTGATGGCGGTGGTGCCTCCCGTCGCTCCTGCCCAGACCTCCGGTGGCAGCACCGAGTTCGAGCTGGACCTGTCGGTGGATGACGACGGGCCGCTGGAGCTGGCGCGCGAGCCCGCGTCGTCGCCGGGTCGTCACCGTCCGCTGGGCCGCGAGCCCGCATCGTCGCCGGGTCGTCCCGCGCCGGGGTTGGGGCGCGAGCCTGGATCCGCGTCTGGCCGTGCCGCGCCGGGACTGGGCCGCGAGCCTGGATCCGCGTCTGGCCGTGCTGCTGCACCAGGGTTGGGCCGCGAGCCTGGATCCGCGTCTGGCCGTGCCGCGCCGGGACTGGGGCGCGAGCCCGGCTCCGCTTCAGGTCGTGCCGCTGCACCGGGGCTGGGCCGTGAGCCTGGATCCGCTTCAGGCCGTGCCGCGCCGGGACTGGGCCGTGAGCCGGGTTCCGCCGCCGGGCGCCCCGGCGCGCGTGCCCCTGCTCCTGGCGAACTGCCGCTGGAGCCCGGCTCCTTCGCCAACCGCCCCGCCGCGCCGGGACTGGGCCGCGAGCCGGGCTCGGCCTCCGGGCGCCCCGGCGCGCCAGACCTTTCACAGGAGCCCGCGTCCTCCTGGGGCCGCGCCGTCCCGCAGCAGCCGCCGCCCCCCGCGCCGCGCGCGTCCGGCGGCAGCGCCGAGTTCGACCTGGACCTGTCCTTCGACGACGACGGGCCGCTGGAGCTGATGCGCGAGCCCACGTCCTCGCCGGGACGTCCCAGCGCGAGGCCCGCCGCTCCACCGCCGCAGGCGCGTCCGGAGGTGCTTCCTCCGTCCGTGCGCCAGGCCCCCGCCGCCCCCGCCGCGCCGAGCGCCCCCGCGATGCTGGCCCCCGCCGCCGCGCCCCAGGTGGCCACGCCCGCGCTGGACGCCAATGGCCAGCCGCGCCCCATCTACCTCACGCCGCCGCAGGCGTTGTCCGGCACGGGGCCCGTGATTGGCATCGACCTGGGCACCACCAACTCCTGCGTGGCGCTCCTCACGAACGGCCGGCCCGTCGTGCTGCGCTCGCGCGAGGGTTACAACACCATCCCGTCCGTCATCTCGCTGAACGCGCAGAACAAGCTGCTCGTCAGCCACCGCGCGAAGAACCAGCTCGTCCTCCGGCCCACGCACACCATCTACGGCGCGAAGCGTCTGGTGGGCCGGCCCTATGACAGCGCCGTGGTGAAGCAGGTGCGCGAGCGCTTCCACTACGAAATCACCCCCGACGCCGCCGGTCGCGCCGCCGTGCGCCTGGGCCCTGACGTGCTGTCGCTGGAAGAGGTGCAGGGCATCATCCTGCGCGAGTGCAAGGAGATGGCCGAAACCCACCTCAACCAGAAGGTGGAGCGCGCCGTGGTGACGGTGCCGGCCTACTACTCCGAGCCCCAGCGTGAAGCCGTCCGCAAGGCGGGCCACATGGCCGGCCTCAAGGTGGAGCGCATCCTCAACGAGCCCACGTCGGCGGCGCTCGCGTATGGCCTCAACCGCGAGCTGAACAAGAAGGTGCTCGTCTACGACCTGGGCGGCGGCACCTTCGACGCGACCATCCTGCGCATCGAGAAGAACGTCTTCGAGGTGCTGGGCACCGGCGGCGACATCTTCCTGGGCGGTATCGACTTCGACAACCTCATCGTCGACTTCCTCCTGGAGCGCTTCCAGGAGAAGGAGGGCATCGCGTTCAACGGGGACGGCATCGCGCTGTCGCGCGTGGGTGACGCCGCCGAGCGCGCGAAGATGGGGCTGTCCGAGCGCAGCACCTTCGAGGTCCACATCCCCATGCTGATGATGGACGACGCGGGCCGCCCCCGGGACCTGCGCGTGACGCTGTCGCGCCAGGACCTGGAGAAGATCTGCGATCCGCTGCTCAACCGCACCATCGACGTGGTGCGGGACGTGCTCCTGGACTCCAAGCTGCGCGCGTCCGACGTGGACGACATCATCCTCGTGGGCGGTATGAGCCGCATGCCGCTGGTGCGCGACAAGCTCAAGGGCCTCTTCGGAAAGAACGCGCAAGCGAGCGTCAACGCGGACGAGGCCGTGGCGCTGGGCGCGGCGCTGTACTCCGGCTCGGTGGACAAGGTGAGCAGCGTGGTGCTCATCGACGTGCTGCCCATGACCATCGGCGTGGCCATGCCCGGTGGCGGCTTCAAGCGCGTCATCGAGCGCAACAGCCCGTTGCCCACGCAGCGCTCGTTCGCCATCAGCACCTCGCAGGACAACGAAGAGCGGATGGAGCTGTCCATCTTCCAGGGCGAGGACAACCACATCTCCGCCAACGAATACCTGGGCACCGTGCGAATGGAAGGACTGCCGCGCGGTCCCAAGGGCTCCGTGCGCGTCGCCGTCACGCTCAAGCTCGACTCCGAATGCGTGCTGCACGTGGAGGCGCGTGAGTACTCGTCGCGCAAGGAGGTGAAGGCGACGCTCGCCACGCGCTACTCGCCGGAGGAGCTCCAGAAGCAGCTCCAGGTGAGCAAGGAGGCGGTCAGCGCCGCCGAGGAGCGCCGGGGCGCCGACCTCAAGGAGCGCGCGGGCCGCTTCTGGGGCTTCGTGAAGAAGGCGCTGGGTCGCAAGTAG
- a CDS encoding type II toxin-antitoxin system Phd/YefM family antitoxin, whose translation MASKHRRRTPPRPATARPSSSSRPTWPLAVQRIPLSEARSQLSALVQRAATQRHVTAITVHDELKAYLIAPARLEALLEAERKARPTRKRESRLRGSLRITGDLEALDESPSEQLQRSVLTSTEALDLE comes from the coding sequence ATGGCCAGCAAACACCGGCGGCGGACGCCGCCCCGTCCCGCGACAGCGAGGCCCTCCTCTTCATCCAGGCCCACGTGGCCCCTCGCCGTTCAGCGCATCCCGCTCAGCGAAGCGCGCAGCCAGCTCAGCGCGCTCGTGCAGCGGGCGGCGACCCAGCGGCATGTCACCGCCATCACGGTGCACGACGAGTTGAAGGCGTACCTCATCGCGCCGGCGCGGTTGGAGGCCTTGCTGGAAGCGGAGCGCAAGGCGCGCCCCACACGAAAGCGCGAGTCGAGGCTTCGCGGCTCCCTTCGCATCACAGGTGACCTGGAAGCCCTGGATGAGAGCCCCAGCGAACAGCTCCAACGCTCGGTGCTGACGTCCACGGAGGCATTGGACCTTGAGTGA
- a CDS encoding type II toxin-antitoxin system VapC family toxin: MSEGYVLDTNALLYYAGDQVQKLGPTAKRAFSAFEQGRGYLVVPAPVVLETWLLAQGGKLRFPTTLDAWWSDIDCPELVHEPMSEADVREAARLDWEHRDLFDRLIVAAARRLGLPLLTRDRAITDWAQDTGGIEVAW, from the coding sequence TTGAGTGAAGGCTACGTGCTCGACACGAATGCCCTGCTCTACTACGCGGGCGACCAGGTCCAGAAGCTCGGCCCCACGGCGAAGCGCGCGTTCTCGGCCTTCGAGCAGGGCCGTGGCTATCTGGTGGTGCCTGCCCCTGTCGTGCTGGAGACGTGGCTGCTCGCCCAAGGAGGGAAGCTGCGGTTCCCGACGACGCTCGACGCCTGGTGGTCCGACATCGACTGTCCGGAGCTGGTTCACGAGCCCATGAGTGAAGCGGATGTCCGGGAAGCGGCCCGGCTCGACTGGGAGCATCGGGACCTCTTCGACCGGCTCATCGTGGCGGCGGCCCGCAGGCTCGGGCTGCCGCTGCTCACGCGTGACCGCGCCATCACCGACTGGGCGCAAGACACCGGAGGCATCGAGGTCGCGTGGTAG